A genome region from Anopheles stephensi strain Indian chromosome 2, UCI_ANSTEP_V1.0, whole genome shotgun sequence includes the following:
- the LOC118503439 gene encoding zinc finger protein 37 isoform X3, whose amino-acid sequence MDADVLSAPQASEERQKGKWKYYADNFNHLCRLCLSQERLVAIYYNVQGRNAYYIRNFVKLALDLLKIKRKCDESMKLLNGIRESRSRRDQLDTPAKAKRRRKAPTKRVKQDCADILKKLPQEIHVEKKAVSQNREVGHDSTDIAASRELTEELQNDRLLGSTKEDELLKETQPPEQLSNNLQAAHSDEEIEFITMDDYFEVQEETEYVIDTTHIIQRKGDPSGDGATAKETKKPLPKEKIVCSVCGTKVNNIKSHMVIHSARAHKCDQCPKSFTSRNKLQSHINGVHLRKRDFKCDICNKAFLEKNNLKGHLRIHSGERKYACNLCPKTFLFAGTLRCHMLTHTQEKRHECEVCGKLFLLRTTLNKHLRVHSDEKPHSCSVCAKRFRTTTHMVVHMRTHTGEKPLSCRICGMSFAHHKGRSVHMKTKHAQELVEQGLIDDKGHLKC is encoded by the exons ATGGATGCGGACGTTTTATCTGCGCCGCAAGCTTCCGAAGAACGCCAGAAAGGCAAATGGAAGTACTATGCCGACAATTTTAACCACTTGTGCCGGCTCTGTTTGTCCCAGGAAAGGTTGGTCGCCATCTACTACAATGTGCAGGGACGGAATGCATACTACATACGAAATTTCGTAAAACTGGCCCTTGATTTGCTTAAGATAAAG CGAAAATGTGACGAATCGATGAAGCTGTTGAATGGAATTCGCGAAAGCCGATCGAGGCGAGATCAGCTTGATACACCAGCGAAGGCCAAACGAAGAAGGAAGGCTCCTACCAAACGAGTCAAACAGGATTGTGCTGATATTTTAAAGAAG CTACCGCAGGAAATTCACGTCGAAAAAAAGGCTGTGAGTCAAAATCGGGAAGTTGGCCACGATAGTACCGATATTGCAGCCAGCAGGGAGCTTACAGAAGAACTGCAAAATGATAGGCTTTTGGGAAGTACGAAGGAAGACGAACTACTAAAAGAAACCCAACCTCCAGAACAATTGAGCAACAACCTACAAGCTGCTCACTCGGACGAGGAAATAGAATTCATCACGATGGACGATTATTTCGAAGTACAGGAAGAAACGGAGTACGTCATAGACACCACCCATATCATCCAGCGCAAAGGTGACCCATCCGGCGATGGTGCAACAGccaaagaaacgaaaaaaccaCTCCCGAAAGAGAAGATCGTGTGTTCCGTGTGTGGCACGAAAGTGAACAACATCAAATCGCACATGGTCATCCATTCGGCTCGGGCACACAAATGTGACCAGTGTCCGAAAAGTTTCACCTCACGCAACAAGCTACAATCGCACATCAACGGTGTACATCTGCGAAAGCGTGACTTTAAGTGCGACATTTGCAACAAAGCGTTCCTGGAGAAGAACAATTTGAAAGGCCACTTGCGGATACACAGCGGCGAACGGAAGTACGCGTGCAATCTGTGCCCGAAAACGTTCCTGTTTGCGGGGACGTTACGCTGCCACATGCTAACCCATACGCAGGAGAAACGGCACGAATGTGAGGTGTGTGGCAAGCTGTTCCTGTTGCGCACGACGCTTAACAAACATTTGCGGGTACATTCCGATGAAAAGCCACACAGCTGCAGCGTGTGCGCTAAGCGGTTCCGGACGACGACCCATATGGTGGTCCACATGCGTACGCACACGGGCGAGAAGCCGCTCAGCTGTCGCATCTGTGGCATGAGCTTTGCGCATCACAAGGGCCGAAGTGTGCACATGAAGACAAAGCACGCACAGGAGCTGGTTGAGCAGGGATTGATCGACGATAAGGGTCATTTGAAGTGTTAG
- the LOC118503443 gene encoding troponin C-akin-1 protein-like, producing MAQRALRRVFVYGTLKRGEPNHHLLANADNGYAKFICKGSTNRRFPLVVATRYNIPFLLDKPGTGSYVTGEIYEVDDPLFEQLDVLEDYRKLYDRQIEDINVGIEGGNVPCWLYLLRNCPDRLLKLPMLTEYRNTLEQPYSRRPPGKVNIFEELLKGDE from the coding sequence ATGGCCCAACGAGCCCTgaggcgtgtgtttgtgtacggGACGTTGAAGCGCGGCGAACCGAACCACCATTTGCTGGCGAATGCCGACAACGGGTATGCCAAGTTCATCTGCAAAGGGTCGACGAATCGGCGGTTTCCGCTGGTGGTCGCCACCCGGTACAACATACCGTTCCTGCTGGACAAACCGGGCACCGGCAGTTACGTAACGGGCGAGATCTACGAGGTGGACGATCCGCTGTTCGAGCAGCTGGACGTGCTGGAGGACTACCGGAAGCTGTACGATCGGCAGATCGAGGACATTAACGTCGGTATCGAGGGTGGCAATGTGCCGTGCTGGCTGTACCTGCTGCGCAACTGCCCGGACCGGTTGCTGAAGCTGCCGATGCTGACCGAGTACCGGAATACGCTCGAGCAGCCGTACTCGCGCCGTCCCCCCGGGAAGGTGAACATCTTCGAGGAGTTGCTTAAGGGCGATGAGTAA
- the LOC118503439 gene encoding zinc finger protein 37 isoform X1 has protein sequence MDADVLSAPQASEERQKGKWKYYADNFNHLCRLCLSQERLVAIYYNVQGRNAYYIRNFVKLALDLLKIKQINKHDALPNFLCEKCERNLNIITNFKRKCDESMKLLNGIRESRSRRDQLDTPAKAKRRRKAPTKRVKQDCADILKKLPQEIHVEKKAVSQNREVGHDSTDIAASRELTEELQNDRLLGSTKEDELLKETQPPEQLSNNLQAAHSDEEIEFITMDDYFEVQEETEYVIDTTHIIQRKGDPSGDGATAKETKKPLPKEKIVCSVCGTKVNNIKSHMVIHSARAHKCDQCPKSFTSRNKLQSHINGVHLRKRDFKCDICNKAFLEKNNLKGHLRIHSGERKYACNLCPKTFLFAGTLRCHMLTHTQEKRHECEVCGKLFLLRTTLNKHLRVHSDEKPHSCSVCAKRFRTTTHMVVHMRTHTGEKPLSCRICGMSFAHHKGRSVHMKTKHAQELVEQGLIDDKGHLKC, from the exons ATGGATGCGGACGTTTTATCTGCGCCGCAAGCTTCCGAAGAACGCCAGAAAGGCAAATGGAAGTACTATGCCGACAATTTTAACCACTTGTGCCGGCTCTGTTTGTCCCAGGAAAGGTTGGTCGCCATCTACTACAATGTGCAGGGACGGAATGCATACTACATACGAAATTTCGTAAAACTGGCCCTTGATTTGCTTAAGATAAAG CAGATCAATAAGCACGATGCGCTGCCGAACTTTCTGTGTGAAAAGTGCGAAAGAAATCTGAACATTATAACAAATTTTAAGCGAAAATGTGACGAATCGATGAAGCTGTTGAATGGAATTCGCGAAAGCCGATCGAGGCGAGATCAGCTTGATACACCAGCGAAGGCCAAACGAAGAAGGAAGGCTCCTACCAAACGAGTCAAACAGGATTGTGCTGATATTTTAAAGAAG CTACCGCAGGAAATTCACGTCGAAAAAAAGGCTGTGAGTCAAAATCGGGAAGTTGGCCACGATAGTACCGATATTGCAGCCAGCAGGGAGCTTACAGAAGAACTGCAAAATGATAGGCTTTTGGGAAGTACGAAGGAAGACGAACTACTAAAAGAAACCCAACCTCCAGAACAATTGAGCAACAACCTACAAGCTGCTCACTCGGACGAGGAAATAGAATTCATCACGATGGACGATTATTTCGAAGTACAGGAAGAAACGGAGTACGTCATAGACACCACCCATATCATCCAGCGCAAAGGTGACCCATCCGGCGATGGTGCAACAGccaaagaaacgaaaaaaccaCTCCCGAAAGAGAAGATCGTGTGTTCCGTGTGTGGCACGAAAGTGAACAACATCAAATCGCACATGGTCATCCATTCGGCTCGGGCACACAAATGTGACCAGTGTCCGAAAAGTTTCACCTCACGCAACAAGCTACAATCGCACATCAACGGTGTACATCTGCGAAAGCGTGACTTTAAGTGCGACATTTGCAACAAAGCGTTCCTGGAGAAGAACAATTTGAAAGGCCACTTGCGGATACACAGCGGCGAACGGAAGTACGCGTGCAATCTGTGCCCGAAAACGTTCCTGTTTGCGGGGACGTTACGCTGCCACATGCTAACCCATACGCAGGAGAAACGGCACGAATGTGAGGTGTGTGGCAAGCTGTTCCTGTTGCGCACGACGCTTAACAAACATTTGCGGGTACATTCCGATGAAAAGCCACACAGCTGCAGCGTGTGCGCTAAGCGGTTCCGGACGACGACCCATATGGTGGTCCACATGCGTACGCACACGGGCGAGAAGCCGCTCAGCTGTCGCATCTGTGGCATGAGCTTTGCGCATCACAAGGGCCGAAGTGTGCACATGAAGACAAAGCACGCACAGGAGCTGGTTGAGCAGGGATTGATCGACGATAAGGGTCATTTGAAGTGTTAG
- the LOC118503439 gene encoding zinc finger protein 37 isoform X2 — MDADVLSAPQASEERQKGKWKYYADNFNHLCRLCLSQERLVAIYYNVQGRNAYYIRNFVKLALDLLKIKINKHDALPNFLCEKCERNLNIITNFKRKCDESMKLLNGIRESRSRRDQLDTPAKAKRRRKAPTKRVKQDCADILKKLPQEIHVEKKAVSQNREVGHDSTDIAASRELTEELQNDRLLGSTKEDELLKETQPPEQLSNNLQAAHSDEEIEFITMDDYFEVQEETEYVIDTTHIIQRKGDPSGDGATAKETKKPLPKEKIVCSVCGTKVNNIKSHMVIHSARAHKCDQCPKSFTSRNKLQSHINGVHLRKRDFKCDICNKAFLEKNNLKGHLRIHSGERKYACNLCPKTFLFAGTLRCHMLTHTQEKRHECEVCGKLFLLRTTLNKHLRVHSDEKPHSCSVCAKRFRTTTHMVVHMRTHTGEKPLSCRICGMSFAHHKGRSVHMKTKHAQELVEQGLIDDKGHLKC; from the exons ATGGATGCGGACGTTTTATCTGCGCCGCAAGCTTCCGAAGAACGCCAGAAAGGCAAATGGAAGTACTATGCCGACAATTTTAACCACTTGTGCCGGCTCTGTTTGTCCCAGGAAAGGTTGGTCGCCATCTACTACAATGTGCAGGGACGGAATGCATACTACATACGAAATTTCGTAAAACTGGCCCTTGATTTGCTTAAGATAAAG ATCAATAAGCACGATGCGCTGCCGAACTTTCTGTGTGAAAAGTGCGAAAGAAATCTGAACATTATAACAAATTTTAAGCGAAAATGTGACGAATCGATGAAGCTGTTGAATGGAATTCGCGAAAGCCGATCGAGGCGAGATCAGCTTGATACACCAGCGAAGGCCAAACGAAGAAGGAAGGCTCCTACCAAACGAGTCAAACAGGATTGTGCTGATATTTTAAAGAAG CTACCGCAGGAAATTCACGTCGAAAAAAAGGCTGTGAGTCAAAATCGGGAAGTTGGCCACGATAGTACCGATATTGCAGCCAGCAGGGAGCTTACAGAAGAACTGCAAAATGATAGGCTTTTGGGAAGTACGAAGGAAGACGAACTACTAAAAGAAACCCAACCTCCAGAACAATTGAGCAACAACCTACAAGCTGCTCACTCGGACGAGGAAATAGAATTCATCACGATGGACGATTATTTCGAAGTACAGGAAGAAACGGAGTACGTCATAGACACCACCCATATCATCCAGCGCAAAGGTGACCCATCCGGCGATGGTGCAACAGccaaagaaacgaaaaaaccaCTCCCGAAAGAGAAGATCGTGTGTTCCGTGTGTGGCACGAAAGTGAACAACATCAAATCGCACATGGTCATCCATTCGGCTCGGGCACACAAATGTGACCAGTGTCCGAAAAGTTTCACCTCACGCAACAAGCTACAATCGCACATCAACGGTGTACATCTGCGAAAGCGTGACTTTAAGTGCGACATTTGCAACAAAGCGTTCCTGGAGAAGAACAATTTGAAAGGCCACTTGCGGATACACAGCGGCGAACGGAAGTACGCGTGCAATCTGTGCCCGAAAACGTTCCTGTTTGCGGGGACGTTACGCTGCCACATGCTAACCCATACGCAGGAGAAACGGCACGAATGTGAGGTGTGTGGCAAGCTGTTCCTGTTGCGCACGACGCTTAACAAACATTTGCGGGTACATTCCGATGAAAAGCCACACAGCTGCAGCGTGTGCGCTAAGCGGTTCCGGACGACGACCCATATGGTGGTCCACATGCGTACGCACACGGGCGAGAAGCCGCTCAGCTGTCGCATCTGTGGCATGAGCTTTGCGCATCACAAGGGCCGAAGTGTGCACATGAAGACAAAGCACGCACAGGAGCTGGTTGAGCAGGGATTGATCGACGATAAGGGTCATTTGAAGTGTTAG
- the LOC118503442 gene encoding 7-methylguanosine phosphate-specific 5'-nucleotidase — protein sequence MVGQRKFQLSEVAALQRDHVKIRDPARVELMLNELVVGGTEKLQVVTDFDYTITKQRLSNGEKVLTSFGMFNECKSIPQDVILEQRNLYHKYRPIEIDPHMEHEEKVGYMIEWWAKTGDLLKGFKLPQEDIDEVAKRYKDGLRDGTHDMFKELHELNVPCLVFSAGLGNCVSSVLKHANVMYPNVKLVSNFLQFSENGLLNGLQDPMIHTFNKNETVLDGTEYYEIVHSRDHVIVMGDSLGDAGMASGVPSSSHILKIGFLFDHPELNLPRYMDAFDIVLVDDQTMDIPRAIVDMVRKQSHE from the exons ATGGTGGGACAGCGAAAGTTTCAGCTGAGCGAGGTTGCCGCCCTCCAGCGGGACCATGTGAAGATCCGCGATCCGGCCCGCGTCGAGCTGATGCTGAACGAGCTGGTAGTGGGCGGCACAGAGAAGCTGCAGGTGGTGACCGATTTCGATTACACAATCACCAAGCAGCGTCTCAGCAACGGCGAGAAGGTGCTGACAAGCTTCGGCATGTTCAACGAGTGCAAATCGATCCCGCAGGACGTGATACTGGAGCAGCGCAACCTGTACCACAAGTACCGCCCGATCGAGATCGATCCGCACATGGAGCACGAGGAGAAGGTGGGCTACATGATCGAATGGTGGGCCAAAACGGGCGATCTGCTAAA AGGCTTCAAGCTACCCCAGGAAGACATCGACGAGGTGGCCAAACGGTACAAAGACGGGCTGCGCGATGGAACGCACGATATGTTCAAGGAGCTGCACGAGCTAAACGTACCGTGTCTCGTCTTTTCCGCCGGACTCGGCAACTGTGTATCGTCGGTGTTGAAGCACGCCAACGTCATGTACCCCAATGTAAAG CTAGTGTCTAATTTCCTGCAATTCAGCGAAAATGGGCTGCTAAACGGTTTGCAGGACCCAATGATTCACACCTTCAACAAAAATGAAACCGTCCTCGACGGTACCGAGTACTACGAAATCGTGCACTCGCGGGACCACGTTATAGTGATGGGCGATTCGTTGGGAGATGCCGGAATGGCTAGCGGTGTGCCATCATCGTCACACATCCTAAAGATAGGCTTTCTTTTCGATCAC CCGGAACTTAATCTACCTCGATACATGGATGCGTTCGACATTGTGCTGGTGGACGATCAAACGATGGACATCCCGAGAGCCATCGTGGACATGGTGAGGAAGCAATCGCACGAGTAG
- the LOC118503440 gene encoding aladin — protein MSRSLNLSNFPPSADTIGFSARDHYPDIVFMREMLHPPGHSRRTDSTRDVMVPVTESLPKRILSIFMEIGFLEALGEAAQSESRIISRAATYLQLIGRRFKQYWQSYPCDQSMDLVAKHSQTRNWHKSTVRCMCWHPQCFKLAVATIDDTVRIYTRKPGVTPILRSSLQKAITCLAWRPHTGGELAVGCQTGVLIWSVDPTSQITRPLSQAVHLQHGRHQPVTAVSWSSTGELLVTASINDTHLLVWNVDQQRCVPMHRVKLPCALVSYAPLGYNMIASTIGRDFYLCTVPPERVTRVGWSTANGSLQSFAWSRDERHLLFVTTDDMQLFYMRLSGLKSASYELAFPLVDLDQKTTDDGLTIGGKAQSIAWCPQDRFLAISFKTTSAIAIFFTNLTGLQINIDPYCLIFGAGVEYPSCMCYQENYQQEYNTDAQSVLTIGWSSGRIEYYPL, from the exons ATGAGTCGCTCGCTAAATCTTAGCAATTTTCCGCCCAGCGCGGACACCATCGGATTCTCGGCG CGCGATCACTATCCGGATATAGTGTTCATGCGAGAAATGTTGCACCCTCCAGGGCACAGCCGACGGACGGACAGTACGCGGGATGTAATGGTGCCGGTAACGGAATCACTGCCCAAGCGCATTCTGAGCATCTTCATGGAAATCGGTTTCCTGGAAGCGCTCGGCGAGGCGGCACAATCCGAATCACGGATCATTTCCCGGGCTGCCACCTACCTGCAGCTGATCGGCCGGCGGTTCAAGCAGTACTGGCAGTCGTACCCGTGCGACCAATCGATGGACCTCGTGGCGAAACACTCGCAAACGCGCAACTGGCACAAAAGCACGGTGCGCTGTATGTGCTGGCATCCGCAGTGCTTTAAGCTCGCCGTTGCCACCATCGACGACACGGTTCGCATCTACACGCGCAAACCGGGCGTAACGCCCATTCTTCGCAGCAGTCTGCAGAAGGCAATCACCTGTCTGGCGTGGAGACCGCACACGGGTGGCGAACTGGCCGTCGGTTGTCAGACGGGCGTGCTGATCTGGAGCGTCGATCCGACGAGCCAAATCACGAGACCCCTGTCCCAGGCGGTACATTTACAGCACGGACGCCATCAACCGGTCACAGCGGTCAGCTGGAGCAGTACTGGTGAGTTGCTGGTGACTGCCAGCATCAACGACACGCATCTGCTCGTGTGGAACGTAGATCAACAGCGGTGCGTTCCGATGCATCGCGTAAAGTTGCCCTGTGCGCTCGTTAGCTATGCACCCCTCGGCTACAACATGATCGCCAGTACCATCGGGAGAGATTTCTACCTGTGTACCGTGCCACCGGAACGGGTTACGCGGGTAGGTTGGAGTACGGCCAACGGGTCGTTGCAATCGTTCGCTTGGTCCCGGGACGAAAGGCATCTACTGTTTGTCACAACGGACGATATGCAGCTGTTCTACATGCGGCTATCCGGTttaaaaa GCGCATCGTACGAGCTGGCCTTTCCGCTGGTGGATCTGGACCAAAAAACCACCGACGACGGGCTAACGATCGGTGGCAAAGCGCAGTCGATCGCGTGGTGCCCCCAGGATCGCTTCTTGGCCATCTCCTTCAAAACCACGTCGGCCATAGCCATCTTCTTTACGAACCTGACAGGGCTGCAGATCAACATTGACCCGTACTGTCTTATATTCGGTGCCGGTGTCGAGTATCCGTCGTGCATGTGCTACCAGGAAAACTACCAGCAAGAATACAACACGGACGCACAGTCCGTGCTAACGATCGGCTGGTCCTCCGGTCGCATCGAGTACTATCCTTTGTAG
- the LOC118503444 gene encoding putative gamma-glutamylcyclotransferase CG2811, producing MSTTLRRVFVYGTLKKGEPNHHWLTDVTNGQARFIAKGRTTERYPLIIATRYNIPFLLDVPGKGHFVAGEIYEVDDRMLGRLDVLEDYPKLYDRRPEMIRNEQTDTAESCLIYLMRSFPKRLLEKPLLEEYRNSPEKPYVEADDIVFDE from the coding sequence ATGTCCACCACGTTGCGACGCGTGTTCGTGTATGGAACGCTCAAAAAGGGTGAACCCAACCATCACTGGCTAACGGATGTGACGAACGGGCAGGCACGGTTCATCGCCAAAGGTCGTACGACCGAGCGGTACCCGCTCATCATCGCCACCCGGTACAACATTCCCTTCCTGCTGGATGTGCCCGGTAAGGGTCACTTTGTGGCGGGTGAAATTTACGAAGTAGACGACCGCATGCTCGGCCGGCTCGATGTCCTGGAGGACTATCCCAAGCTGTACGATCGCCGACCGGAAATGATACGCAACGAGCAGACCGATACCGCGGAAAGTTGTTTGATCTATCTGATGCGAAGCTTTCCCAAGCGTTTGCTGGAAAAGCCCCTGCTGGAGGAGTATCGGAACAGTCCCGAGAAACCGTACGTGGAGGCGGATGATATCGTGTTCGACGAGTGA